The following proteins are encoded in a genomic region of Spirosoma sp. SC4-14:
- a CDS encoding response regulator transcription factor, with amino-acid sequence MSLIKVAIADDQVLFRKGMMAIVDTFDGMAITLEADNGRMLLDALATVDPLPDVVLLDLSMPELNGVETTKLIHKDYPTLKIIILSVYGEDRFVTHLMDLGVNAYLFKNAEPLEVERAIRAVIETDFYFNEAFLSALKNRMLVKKPRRLLTDDLPATLTAREIEVLNLICKQLTAPEIAERLSVSIRTVDGHRANLLEKTNSRNTAGLVLFAIKNRLLDPADLL; translated from the coding sequence ATGAGTCTGATTAAAGTAGCTATTGCCGACGATCAGGTATTGTTCCGAAAAGGTATGATGGCCATTGTCGATACCTTCGACGGAATGGCCATTACGCTCGAAGCCGACAATGGCCGTATGCTACTCGATGCACTGGCAACGGTCGATCCGTTGCCCGATGTGGTGCTGCTCGACCTGTCGATGCCGGAGCTAAATGGCGTCGAAACCACCAAACTTATTCATAAAGACTACCCGACGCTGAAAATCATTATTCTGTCAGTATATGGCGAAGATCGCTTCGTAACACATCTGATGGATTTGGGCGTTAATGCGTATCTATTTAAAAACGCCGAACCGCTCGAAGTCGAACGGGCGATTCGGGCGGTGATCGAAACCGACTTTTATTTCAACGAAGCCTTTCTATCGGCGCTTAAAAACCGAATGCTCGTAAAAAAGCCCCGCCGGTTGCTTACCGACGACTTACCGGCTACGCTGACGGCCCGCGAAATTGAGGTACTGAATCTGATCTGCAAACAACTGACGGCTCCCGAAATTGCCGAACGCTTGAGCGTGAGTATCCGAACGGTAGACGGGCACCGGGCCAACCTGCTCGAAAAAACCAACTCCCGCAACACGGCCGGATTGGTGTTGTTCGCGATCAAGAATCGCCTACTCGACCCGGCCGATCTGCTCTGA
- a CDS encoding glycoside hydrolase family 15 protein encodes MAYSPIEDYGIIGDLNTVALVSMKGSIDHLCFPRFDSPSVFAALLDDQKGGCFQIYPVSESVKNKQLYLPDTNVLLTRFLSSEGVGELTDFMPVESEYPGNAIIRRITTVRGKLTYRMRCIPRFNYARSTHKTEHHSHELIFRSNGDDKTVLRLVSTVPLTLQDGDGYAEFTLASNEHADFSLELVTETNTPLDNLDKFVEKRLEETVTYWKNWIDQSTYRGRWMEVVHRSALVLKLMTSSEYGAPVAAPTFSLPEEIGGSRNWDYRYTWIRDASFTVYTLIRLGYLKEAGQFMAWVERQCNDINQAGLLRLMYTIDGQKDLQEIELSSLKGYKGSSPVRIGNAAHKQVQLDIYGELLDSIYLYDKYGERISYSFWQAICHQVEWVCDNWQRPDQGIWEVRGGQREFIYSRLMCWVAIDRAIKIGNMHSYPLPPLWVDVRDDIFQSIHHDFWNEKLQAFVQYKGAETVDAATLLMPLVRFISPKDPRWLSTLKQIEEQLVSDSLVYRYRPDSKIDGLKGGEGTFSMCTFWYVECLSRSGQLYKARLYFEKMLGYANHLGLYAEQLGFCGEHLGNFPQAFTHLGLISAALNLNDQLNDERNQQIED; translated from the coding sequence ATGGCTTATTCCCCCATCGAAGATTATGGTATTATTGGCGATCTGAACACGGTTGCCTTAGTGAGTATGAAAGGCTCCATCGATCATTTGTGCTTTCCGCGTTTTGACTCGCCATCTGTTTTTGCCGCTCTGCTCGATGACCAGAAAGGGGGATGTTTTCAGATTTATCCGGTTTCGGAGTCGGTCAAAAACAAGCAGTTGTATTTGCCCGATACAAATGTGCTGCTCACCCGCTTCCTATCGTCGGAAGGAGTGGGCGAACTAACCGACTTTATGCCCGTCGAAAGCGAATATCCGGGCAATGCCATTATCCGGCGCATCACAACTGTGCGGGGGAAACTAACCTATCGAATGCGCTGTATACCCCGGTTTAATTATGCCCGCAGCACTCATAAAACCGAACACCATTCGCACGAACTGATTTTTCGTAGCAACGGCGACGACAAAACGGTTCTTCGTCTGGTGAGCACCGTACCCCTTACATTACAGGATGGCGATGGGTATGCCGAGTTTACCCTGGCCAGCAACGAACACGCCGATTTCTCTCTGGAGTTGGTTACCGAAACCAATACACCACTCGACAACCTCGACAAATTTGTTGAAAAGCGGCTGGAAGAAACGGTCACCTACTGGAAAAACTGGATCGATCAGTCCACCTATCGAGGGCGCTGGATGGAGGTTGTCCACCGATCGGCCCTGGTGCTGAAGCTCATGACTTCCTCCGAATATGGCGCTCCCGTAGCAGCACCTACCTTCAGCCTGCCCGAAGAAATTGGTGGAAGCCGCAACTGGGATTATCGCTATACCTGGATCAGGGATGCTTCTTTCACGGTCTACACGCTGATTCGGCTAGGCTATCTGAAAGAAGCCGGTCAGTTTATGGCCTGGGTTGAACGTCAGTGCAACGACATCAATCAGGCCGGCCTGTTGAGACTGATGTACACCATCGATGGTCAGAAAGACCTCCAGGAAATTGAGCTGTCCTCACTGAAAGGCTACAAAGGGTCTTCGCCGGTCAGGATTGGCAATGCAGCTCATAAGCAGGTTCAGCTCGATATTTATGGCGAACTACTCGACTCCATCTATCTGTACGATAAGTATGGCGAGCGTATTTCGTATAGCTTCTGGCAGGCGATTTGCCACCAGGTCGAGTGGGTTTGCGACAACTGGCAGCGTCCCGATCAGGGCATTTGGGAAGTACGGGGCGGGCAACGTGAATTTATTTACTCCCGGCTTATGTGCTGGGTAGCCATCGACCGGGCCATAAAAATTGGCAATATGCATTCCTACCCGTTACCTCCGCTATGGGTGGATGTACGCGATGACATTTTCCAGTCGATTCATCATGATTTCTGGAATGAAAAACTTCAGGCTTTTGTGCAATATAAAGGAGCCGAAACAGTCGATGCAGCCACACTGCTGATGCCGCTGGTCCGATTCATTAGCCCCAAAGATCCTCGCTGGCTTTCTACACTGAAACAGATTGAAGAACAACTCGTATCCGACTCGCTCGTTTATCGGTATCGCCCCGACTCAAAAATTGATGGCCTAAAAGGGGGAGAAGGTACTTTTTCGATGTGTACGTTCTGGTACGTCGAGTGCCTGTCGCGTTCGGGGCAATTATATAAAGCCCGGTTGTATTTTGAGAAGATGCTGGGCTATGCCAATCACCTTGGCCTTTATGCCGAACAACTGGGCTTTTGTGGCGAACATCTGGGCAATTTTCCGCAGGCATTCACGCATCTGGGCCTGATCAGTGCCGCCCTGAATCTGAACGATCAGCTCAACGACGAACGTAATCAGCAAATAGAAGATTGA
- a CDS encoding DUF2254 domain-containing protein, whose product MTTRLREYWQLLRESLWFVPALLVFGSFGLAYALIQFDAHTAWQGQKQFPLLFGTGAEGSRGMLTAIASSMLTVAALAFSLTLATITQVSSQYSPRVLRNFMRDRINQVVMGYFIAVFTYCLVVLGTIRGTDEQKFVPATAVLVGLVLALGGVAALIFFIHHIAESLQTGTIVQHIFYETTNAIEKMFPDRFGEPIDDPRKAEAALRYADEQTGWEPVLSHQVGYLQQINTDGLLNWAKKHQVVLRIEEPMGAFVGEGTVLFSVRSDMERPDPAEADWPDDLVSYVSIGRHRNIEQDIGFGIQQLVDIALKALSPGINDTTTAIMAVDYLGAIGELLARREFPARLRSDGQHLRVLVRATDFNKYMRLMFDLTRINAKGNYAVFRRLLRALVLVAKAICEADRSEVLREQADLLMDLANETLATDYEKQQLRPLYKELKVTLNENI is encoded by the coding sequence ATGACAACCCGTCTTCGTGAATATTGGCAGCTTTTACGGGAATCGCTCTGGTTTGTACCAGCTCTGTTGGTTTTCGGTTCGTTCGGATTAGCCTACGCACTTATCCAGTTTGACGCCCATACGGCCTGGCAGGGGCAAAAACAGTTTCCCTTATTATTTGGCACAGGTGCCGAAGGTTCACGGGGTATGCTAACCGCCATTGCCAGTTCTATGCTTACAGTGGCAGCTCTGGCTTTTTCACTGACGCTGGCAACCATTACCCAGGTGAGTAGTCAGTATTCGCCAAGGGTACTGCGAAATTTTATGCGCGACCGGATCAACCAGGTCGTAATGGGTTATTTCATTGCCGTTTTTACCTACTGCCTGGTTGTTTTGGGCACAATTCGGGGCACCGACGAACAGAAGTTTGTTCCGGCAACGGCGGTGCTGGTTGGCCTGGTGCTGGCGCTGGGGGGCGTGGCGGCTCTCATCTTTTTTATTCATCACATTGCCGAGTCGCTTCAGACTGGAACCATCGTTCAGCATATTTTCTATGAAACCACAAACGCCATTGAAAAAATGTTTCCCGACCGTTTTGGCGAACCAATCGACGATCCCCGTAAAGCCGAAGCGGCCTTGCGCTATGCCGATGAACAAACTGGTTGGGAGCCCGTCCTGAGTCATCAGGTCGGTTATTTGCAACAAATCAATACCGATGGGTTGCTCAACTGGGCGAAAAAACACCAGGTTGTGCTGCGCATTGAGGAGCCAATGGGCGCTTTTGTGGGCGAAGGAACCGTGTTGTTTAGCGTTCGCAGCGATATGGAACGCCCCGATCCGGCCGAAGCCGATTGGCCCGACGATCTGGTAAGTTATGTGAGTATTGGCCGTCATCGCAATATTGAGCAGGATATTGGATTTGGCATTCAGCAACTGGTCGATATTGCCCTGAAAGCACTTTCGCCCGGCATCAACGATACCACCACAGCCATCATGGCAGTCGACTATCTGGGTGCTATTGGGGAGCTACTGGCCCGGCGCGAATTTCCGGCCCGTCTTCGTTCCGATGGGCAACATTTGCGGGTACTGGTCCGGGCCACCGATTTCAATAAATACATGCGGTTGATGTTCGATTTGACACGCATCAATGCAAAAGGCAATTATGCGGTGTTCAGGCGGTTGTTGCGGGCGCTGGTCTTGGTTGCCAAAGCAATTTGCGAAGCCGACCGAAGTGAAGTGCTGCGTGAACAGGCCGATTTGTTGATGGATCTGGCTAATGAAACGCTTGCCACCGATTATGAAAAACAGCAGCTACGACCTTTATATAAGGAGTTGAAAGTTACTCTTAACGAAAATATATAA
- a CDS encoding SRPBCC domain-containing protein: MDEFVVRKEIRISAEPEQVWDALTNPAKTKKYFFNCEVFSDWEVGSAIRFIGTVLLIKKIEMNGIILEIEPNRLLKYSLTNADDSDDPANFSTVTDTLSYENGETILRITDNVGQGKGAEERYRRSEKGWDTILKGLKDVVNDSKAP, from the coding sequence ATGGACGAGTTTGTTGTCAGGAAGGAAATACGAATCAGCGCGGAACCTGAGCAGGTTTGGGATGCCTTGACAAATCCGGCGAAAACAAAAAAATATTTCTTTAACTGTGAAGTGTTTTCCGACTGGGAAGTTGGCAGTGCAATACGATTTATTGGTACGGTACTGCTGATTAAGAAAATCGAGATGAACGGGATTATTCTGGAAATTGAACCGAATCGGCTGTTGAAATATAGTCTGACAAATGCGGATGATAGCGATGATCCGGCAAATTTTTCGACTGTTACAGATACGTTGTCCTATGAAAATGGCGAAACTATTCTCCGTATTACGGATAATGTTGGCCAGGGTAAAGGAGCCGAAGAACGCTATCGTCGATCCGAAAAAGGATGGGATACGATTCTGAAAGGCCTGAAAGATGTAGTAAATGACAGCAAAGCGCCCTGA